A window of Ignavibacteriales bacterium contains these coding sequences:
- a CDS encoding PfkB family carbohydrate kinase produces the protein MILTVTLNPLLERRLFFDSIELGKSNRSEKEFFTSGGKGINVNRQLNILGEKNSALTFLGGKNGKILRHCLTQDKIDFTIVSTKSETRSADLIIEEKNNRVTAYFGLNSNVTVEEAADFKHKLDKMIQNCSIVVFAGSSPCTTTDDIFPYGIELANRYDKISILDTYGSHLMNCINASPTVIHNNVDEVERSLGIALRDEKEKLECLHQLYAKNIKLMFLSDGANSLYAEKFDFNYKVDPPKVNVIDATGSGDAFVAGVAYGLENSLVFDEFLKIGISLGTANSAKLSTCEVSFDEMNRYIEHIKVSAIGKKMKIIDDSPNY, from the coding sequence ATGATTCTCACTGTAACATTAAATCCTTTGTTGGAACGAAGATTATTTTTTGATTCCATCGAACTTGGAAAATCAAACCGTTCCGAAAAAGAATTTTTCACTTCCGGCGGCAAAGGAATCAATGTAAACAGACAATTAAATATCCTTGGCGAAAAGAATTCCGCACTAACATTTCTTGGCGGAAAAAACGGAAAGATTTTGCGCCACTGCCTCACACAAGATAAAATTGATTTTACTATTGTCTCTACAAAATCCGAAACGCGTTCTGCTGATTTAATAATTGAAGAAAAAAATAATCGTGTTACCGCTTACTTCGGCTTGAATAGCAATGTCACTGTCGAAGAAGCCGCGGACTTCAAACATAAACTTGATAAAATGATACAGAACTGTTCGATCGTAGTTTTCGCGGGAAGTTCACCATGTACTACGACTGATGATATTTTCCCATATGGAATTGAACTTGCAAACCGGTACGATAAAATTTCTATACTTGATACTTATGGTTCTCATTTAATGAATTGCATAAATGCGAGCCCGACTGTAATCCACAACAATGTTGATGAAGTTGAGAGATCACTCGGTATTGCCCTCCGTGATGAAAAAGAAAAACTTGAGTGTTTACATCAGCTTTATGCAAAGAATATTAAGTTGATGTTTTTGAGTGACGGTGCAAATTCTCTTTATGCAGAAAAATTTGATTTCAATTATAAAGTTGATCCGCCGAAAGTAAATGTAATTGATGCAACCGGAAGCGGCGATGCTTTTGTTGCTGGGGTCGCTTACGGTTTGGAAAACTCTCTCGTGTTCGATGAGTTTTTGAAAATTGGAATCTCGTTAGGAACTGCTAATTCCGCTAAACTATCAACTTGCGAAGTATCTTTTGATGAAATGAACAGATACATTGAACATATTAAAGTTTCTGCGATCGGTAAAAAGATGAAGATAATAGATGACTCCCCGAATTATTAA
- a CDS encoding GWxTD domain-containing protein: MKKIFLIVILLASIASAQVEYSSNLGNAKSMSFSVDVGGFKSSVSNKTRMDFFVQVPYSSIQFVKKDSGFYANYNITLSFADESKTNIIFERNWKERVKTTDFEQTLSVENFNLSYKTYDLNPGKYFVKCIVEDSDSRSASSKEIPLVVKQISDSLGVSDLILVSEFVKDSAGEKIVPNVTASVTNRSTSVPLYFEIYSNKTREINIEYSLDDLKNSTSFKQMEHLTVKPGTNLVKHTINNVSFSVGGYLLNAVIKDNDWKIITSVEKKIFSKIHGVPLVITDLNKAVEQIVYIASPEELDFIKEGKNYDEKLERFLSFWDKKKPNSKIDDNPILYEYFSRVDYANKHFKGLVEGWRSDMGMIFITLGPPSSVERHPLDSDSKPYEIWDYYELNRSFVFSDQTGFGDYRLVDPDYSRWPGYRP; encoded by the coding sequence GTGAAAAAAATCTTTTTAATAGTGATTCTTCTGGCTTCTATCGCTTCAGCACAAGTTGAATATTCTTCTAACTTGGGGAATGCAAAATCAATGAGTTTTTCTGTAGATGTCGGCGGATTTAAAAGTTCCGTTTCAAATAAAACACGAATGGATTTCTTTGTTCAAGTTCCTTATTCAAGCATTCAATTCGTTAAGAAAGACAGCGGCTTTTATGCTAACTATAATATTACATTGTCTTTTGCCGATGAAAGTAAAACAAATATTATTTTTGAACGGAATTGGAAAGAAAGGGTAAAAACAACCGATTTCGAACAAACACTTTCCGTGGAAAATTTTAATCTTAGCTATAAGACTTATGATCTCAATCCGGGAAAATATTTTGTTAAATGCATTGTTGAAGATTCTGATTCAAGATCTGCTTCATCAAAAGAAATCCCTTTAGTAGTAAAACAAATATCTGATTCACTGGGCGTAAGCGATTTAATATTAGTTTCAGAATTTGTCAAGGATTCAGCAGGCGAAAAAATTGTTCCAAACGTTACAGCATCCGTAACTAATAGAAGTACTTCAGTACCTCTCTATTTTGAAATTTATTCCAACAAAACACGCGAGATCAATATTGAATACTCGTTGGATGATCTTAAAAATAGTACATCATTCAAACAGATGGAACATTTGACGGTAAAGCCCGGAACAAATTTGGTAAAACATACAATTAACAATGTAAGTTTTTCCGTCGGAGGATATCTTCTTAATGCGGTAATAAAAGACAATGATTGGAAAATAATTACTTCAGTAGAGAAAAAAATATTTTCAAAAATTCACGGCGTTCCATTAGTGATTACAGATCTTAATAAAGCAGTTGAACAAATAGTTTACATAGCTTCTCCCGAGGAATTAGATTTCATAAAGGAAGGAAAAAACTACGATGAAAAACTGGAACGGTTTTTAAGTTTTTGGGACAAGAAAAAGCCAAATTCCAAAATAGATGATAACCCAATTCTATATGAATATTTCAGCCGTGTTGATTATGCAAATAAACATTTTAAAGGATTGGTAGAAGGATGGCGTTCCGATATGGGAATGATCTTCATTACATTAGGTCCGCCAAGCAGTGTTGAAAGACACCCGCTAGACTCTGATTCAAAACCATATGAGATTTGGGATTATTATGAACTGAATAGAAGTTTTGTCTTTTCGGATCAAACAGGATTTGGTGATTACCGATTAGTGGATCCCGATTACAGCAGATGGCCAGGTTATAGACCGTAA
- the rimO gene encoding 30S ribosomal protein S12 methylthiotransferase RimO: protein MKKQKISIITLGCSKNTVDSERLMSQLKLNKFDLTDDPNQADSVVINTCGFIDAAKEESVNTILSAIELKKQGKLKKVIVAGCLSERYMDDLRKEIPEVDSFFGTEAYEGIVREFGGNLKYELLGERIITTPKHFAYLKISEGCDNPCSFCAIPLMRGLHKTKPMDQLIPEAESLTRQGVKELILIGQDTTDYGIDLYGKRNLAELMNKLSEINGIEWIRLLYVYPSHFPDDLMNEIVNNSKICKYIDIPLQHISDTVLKSMRRGITQRRTKELLYNLKERITDLSLRTTFIVGYPNETEKEFEELCDFIRDIRFDRLGVFTYSIEENTPSFILGDPVSQEIKEERKAVLMEIQKEISEEKNRFFIGKRMKVLIDSLDNDYYVGRSERDAPEVDGEILIDAKSNTLKIGEFYHIDIYDCNEYDLFGNLPVIGRFN, encoded by the coding sequence ATGAAAAAACAAAAAATCTCAATTATCACACTCGGCTGTTCCAAAAATACCGTTGATTCCGAACGTTTAATGAGCCAGCTTAAGCTTAATAAATTTGATTTGACCGATGATCCTAATCAAGCGGATTCTGTTGTAATAAACACATGCGGATTTATAGATGCGGCTAAAGAAGAATCCGTAAATACAATTCTCTCTGCAATCGAACTAAAGAAACAAGGAAAGTTAAAAAAAGTTATTGTTGCAGGATGTCTTTCCGAACGATATATGGATGATCTAAGAAAAGAAATTCCTGAAGTGGATTCTTTCTTCGGCACTGAAGCATACGAAGGAATTGTACGCGAGTTCGGCGGCAACTTAAAATATGAACTTCTCGGCGAGAGAATAATTACGACTCCGAAACATTTTGCTTATCTGAAAATCTCCGAGGGATGCGATAATCCGTGTTCATTCTGTGCAATCCCTTTAATGCGCGGACTTCATAAAACAAAACCAATGGATCAGTTAATCCCAGAAGCAGAATCTCTCACTCGTCAAGGCGTTAAAGAGTTGATTCTCATTGGTCAGGATACAACAGATTACGGAATTGATCTTTACGGAAAAAGAAATCTTGCCGAGTTAATGAATAAACTTTCAGAAATTAACGGCATAGAATGGATCCGTTTACTTTATGTTTATCCGTCTCACTTCCCCGATGATCTTATGAATGAAATTGTAAACAATTCTAAGATCTGCAAATACATTGATATTCCACTCCAGCATATTTCCGATACGGTCTTAAAATCTATGAGGCGCGGTATAACGCAACGCAGAACAAAAGAACTTTTATACAACCTTAAAGAAAGAATTACAGATCTCTCTTTGCGAACAACTTTCATAGTCGGTTATCCTAACGAAACCGAAAAAGAGTTTGAGGAACTTTGCGATTTTATCCGTGATATAAGGTTTGACCGTTTGGGTGTTTTTACTTATTCGATCGAAGAGAATACTCCAAGTTTTATTCTTGGCGATCCGGTTTCTCAAGAAATCAAAGAGGAGCGGAAAGCAGTATTGATGGAGATTCAAAAAGAAATTTCTGAAGAAAAGAATCGATTTTTTATTGGAAAGAGAATGAAAGTTCTTATTGATTCGTTGGATAATGATTACTATGTGGGACGTTCCGAACGCGATGCGCCCGAAGTAGATGGTGAAATTTTAATTGATGCAAAAAGTAATACACTAAAGATCGGAGAATTTTATCACATTGATATTTACGATTGCAATGAGTATGATTTATTTGGTAATTTACCTGTAATAGGCAGGTTTAATTGA
- a CDS encoding phosphatidate cytidylyltransferase — protein sequence MAKKLGNLSTRVIVGLIGIPLLVILSLIGKIPFLILVLAIGLVSYFEFTRMMRNKHSYTNKLIGYLSVAVIIVNEYKPIIDYHILLLLIIALLLLFELFRNKDSAVSNIGSTLLGIFYIGFFSAAIIDLREFYRDSVFTYPQGGYLIISILASIWICDSAAYFIGSAYGKHKLLPRVSPNKSWEGAIAGFVFAIAGMIAAHEFIIDFMELKDVIVIGFIVGLFGQIGDLIESLIKRDSHVKDSSSIIPGHGGILDRFDSLLFTAPVVYLYLTLIR from the coding sequence ATGGCAAAAAAATTAGGTAATTTATCTACGCGTGTTATTGTTGGTCTTATCGGAATTCCGTTACTTGTAATTTTAAGTCTCATCGGAAAAATTCCGTTTTTAATTCTTGTGCTTGCAATCGGTTTGGTCTCTTATTTTGAATTTACCCGGATGATGCGTAACAAACACAGTTACACAAACAAACTGATCGGTTATCTTTCCGTTGCTGTGATAATTGTAAACGAGTACAAACCCATTATTGATTATCATATACTATTATTATTGATCATAGCTTTACTTTTGCTTTTTGAATTGTTCAGGAATAAAGACTCGGCTGTTTCAAATATCGGATCAACACTTTTGGGAATTTTTTATATTGGATTTTTTTCAGCTGCAATAATTGACTTGCGAGAGTTTTACAGAGATTCCGTTTTTACATATCCTCAAGGAGGATATTTGATCATCTCAATCCTTGCATCAATCTGGATTTGCGATTCAGCCGCATATTTTATCGGATCGGCTTACGGTAAGCATAAATTATTACCTCGTGTTAGTCCTAATAAAAGCTGGGAAGGTGCTATTGCCGGTTTTGTTTTTGCGATTGCGGGAATGATAGCCGCACATGAATTCATTATTGATTTCATGGAATTAAAAGATGTAATCGTTATTGGATTTATTGTTGGTCTATTTGGGCAGATCGGCGATCTGATAGAAAGTTTAATCAAGCGTGATTCTCACGTAAAAGATTCATCGTCAATAATTCCCGGACACGGCGGGATTCTCGATCGGTTTGATTCATTACTTTTCACTGCACCGGTAGTTTATCTTTACCTCACATTAATTCGCTAG
- a CDS encoding DUF2007 domain-containing protein has protein sequence MICPKCECEYVDGIKVCSDCGIDLIPVDEFEGNLSHPKDWVIVYTGNDLIETEMLKANLNGAEIDSIILSQKDRSYIYLGEVSPIKLLVKRKDANEALQIINDIFESKADDEE, from the coding sequence ATGATTTGTCCAAAATGTGAATGCGAATATGTTGACGGGATAAAGGTTTGTTCGGACTGCGGAATTGATCTTATTCCTGTTGATGAATTTGAAGGAAATCTTAGTCACCCTAAAGATTGGGTTATTGTTTACACCGGTAATGATCTTATAGAAACCGAAATGCTGAAAGCAAATTTAAACGGTGCGGAAATAGATTCTATTATTCTTTCGCAAAAAGACCGGAGCTATATATATTTAGGTGAAGTCTCCCCCATAAAATTACTTGTTAAAAGAAAAGATGCCAATGAAGCTTTACAAATAATAAATGATATTTTTGAAAGCAAAGCCGATGATGAGGAATAG
- a CDS encoding CPBP family intramembrane metalloprotease — MNEEYQNQQKPIDEKHEEIKPFSTMSPISAAFIALIGIFLLYQFGGALLTLLIFGFNFEKADVNAIRLLTMGGQILLMLLPTLILAKYVYRDNISIILRMRFPSFKEIGAFVLGLILLTPLLQNFLYIQNFLLQKLAAFSPFVKNIMNSLDQLDTLIEKTYGSLLTSHSVFESSFIIFVVAVIPALCEETLFRGFVQKSFEQKLKPFWSIFITAIFFGLYHFNPYGLIALIALGVYFGYAAYASNSIFVPMILHFFNNFMAVLAFIILGKEEIINTSATKNDNVFPQLISLLIFSILFFSYITYVKINYHKLLPKHSEEL, encoded by the coding sequence ATGAACGAAGAATATCAAAATCAGCAAAAACCCATAGACGAAAAGCACGAGGAGATAAAACCGTTTTCAACCATGTCACCGATCTCTGCTGCTTTTATTGCATTGATCGGAATCTTTCTGCTTTACCAATTTGGCGGAGCGTTACTTACACTTTTGATCTTCGGATTTAATTTTGAAAAAGCAGATGTTAATGCGATCCGTCTGCTTACAATGGGCGGACAAATTCTTTTAATGCTTCTTCCTACTTTAATTCTGGCAAAATATGTTTACCGGGATAATATTTCTATAATTCTAAGAATGCGGTTCCCGTCATTCAAAGAGATAGGCGCTTTTGTTCTTGGATTAATTCTTCTAACGCCCCTACTTCAAAATTTTCTTTACATTCAAAATTTCTTGCTGCAAAAACTTGCGGCATTCAGTCCGTTCGTAAAGAACATAATGAATTCACTTGACCAATTAGACACTTTAATTGAAAAAACATACGGCAGTCTGCTTACTTCCCACTCTGTGTTTGAATCGTCCTTTATAATTTTTGTCGTAGCGGTCATTCCGGCACTTTGTGAAGAAACTCTTTTCCGCGGATTTGTTCAAAAAAGTTTTGAACAAAAATTAAAACCGTTTTGGAGTATTTTCATTACAGCAATATTTTTTGGTCTTTACCACTTCAATCCATATGGATTGATAGCTCTAATTGCACTTGGAGTTTATTTCGGTTATGCGGCTTATGCAAGCAATTCTATTTTCGTCCCAATGATACTTCACTTCTTTAATAATTTTATGGCAGTCTTAGCATTTATAATTCTAGGCAAAGAAGAAATAATAAACACCTCGGCAACAAAAAATGATAACGTTTTCCCGCAGCTTATCAGTTTATTAATTTTTTCAATCCTCTTCTTCTCTTATATTACTTATGTGAAAATAAACTATCATAAATTATTACCTAAGCATTCGGAGGAGTTATGA
- a CDS encoding DUF3108 domain-containing protein, producing MKPIEKSKDKSKIMSGGIFFKVLIMISFLILLTSNYNAQTKSEFRKIENKAFKLGEKLTFDVNYGFVTAGIAEYSIPKIVKLAGRDVYNVVFNVSSLSAFNPFFKVHDHYETYIDVEGIFPWRFEQHIREGGYSNDFSAFFDQRKGKAKTSEGSYDIPKYVHDIVSALYFARIFDYTKLKDGDKVHLENFYKDKTYPLDILFKGRETVSVKAGKFDCIILEPLVQEGGLFKSEGKIVVWLTNDDLKIPVKVKTKILIGSIDAELSDYAGLAGELKAKRK from the coding sequence ATGAAACCTATCGAGAAGAGCAAGGACAAAAGCAAGATCATGAGTGGAGGGATTTTTTTTAAAGTCTTGATCATGATCTCATTCTTGATCTTGCTCACTTCTAATTACAACGCTCAAACCAAATCTGAATTCCGCAAAATTGAGAACAAAGCTTTTAAGCTTGGCGAAAAATTAACCTTCGATGTGAATTACGGTTTTGTTACAGCGGGTATTGCGGAATATTCAATTCCAAAGATTGTTAAACTTGCAGGACGCGATGTTTATAATGTTGTGTTCAATGTCAGTTCTCTTTCAGCATTCAATCCTTTCTTTAAAGTGCACGATCATTATGAAACTTACATTGATGTTGAAGGAATTTTCCCGTGGCGTTTTGAACAGCACATTAGAGAAGGCGGATACTCAAATGACTTCTCGGCTTTTTTCGATCAACGCAAGGGAAAAGCAAAAACTTCTGAAGGTTCTTATGATATACCGAAGTATGTTCATGATATAGTCTCCGCATTATACTTTGCTCGTATTTTTGATTACACAAAATTAAAAGACGGTGATAAAGTTCACCTTGAGAATTTTTATAAGGATAAAACCTATCCGCTTGATATTCTTTTCAAAGGAAGAGAAACAGTTTCCGTTAAAGCCGGAAAGTTTGACTGCATAATATTAGAACCGCTTGTTCAAGAAGGCGGACTTTTTAAAAGCGAAGGAAAAATTGTGGTTTGGTTAACCAATGATGATTTAAAAATTCCGGTTAAAGTTAAAACAAAAATTTTAATCGGCTCCATTGATGCGGAATTAAGCGATTACGCAGGACTTGCGGGAGAATTGAAAGCAAAGAGAAAGTAA